The proteins below are encoded in one region of Methanofollis aquaemaris:
- a CDS encoding type II secretion system F family protein has product MLSAHIPIPAARYLQYGLIVTLLAGFLYILSVLLLSLFGVEVNVLPILPYGITVLIGFIVIIGLLILGIYLYPLLQAEGRRTRIEADLPHAVTYMQALSSTFTLYGIFRAVYEAGDLYGEVSKECGLIVRDVEVFGLDLLTAMRNVQEVTPSANFKELINDLSLVYRSGGSLVSFFNSKSETYRELARQEQESLLQILEMIAEIYVTVFVAGPIAIIIMLVAQNLTGQSQLGGIMPLMYLGLPLGAICLIFILYVLLPPDNLDVTHREVRDSEFDADILDPATGEEPDEKFLKNLESRKRWLRLCEILRHPGTFFISDYTVGAVIGVGLLVGLFLSFQFGFFETVFSTYTLEVFLCLAIIATVVPVMIAYEARRRYVMKVEAQLPEFLAEIADMRDIGMTLQGAIFMISNTKMGVLSREVKIAAEELKFGSSVSGALVRMEERIGLVSVKRAISLLVRASEVTDYIREILTIAINDLEHYIKMKTKRLNVSFVYLAVIYLSFGIYLYSAYQLNVAFISSFSAYDVTFDISTNIREMLHIGIILGFFSGIMAGQLSSNSVLAGLKHVCVMLAATVILFVYII; this is encoded by the coding sequence TTGCTGTCAGCACACATCCCGATCCCTGCCGCCCGATACCTGCAGTATGGTCTGATCGTAACCCTGCTTGCCGGTTTCCTCTATATACTCTCCGTTCTCCTCCTCTCCCTCTTCGGAGTCGAGGTCAATGTCCTTCCCATCCTCCCGTACGGCATTACGGTCCTGATCGGTTTTATTGTCATTATCGGCCTGCTAATTCTTGGCATCTACCTCTACCCTCTCCTTCAGGCGGAAGGGCGCCGGACACGGATCGAGGCGGACCTTCCCCATGCGGTCACCTACATGCAGGCCCTCTCCTCAACCTTTACGCTCTATGGCATATTCCGAGCGGTTTACGAGGCAGGCGACCTCTATGGTGAGGTCTCAAAGGAGTGCGGGCTGATTGTGAGGGATGTGGAGGTGTTCGGTCTTGATCTCCTCACGGCAATGCGAAATGTCCAGGAGGTCACGCCCTCGGCCAACTTCAAAGAACTGATCAACGACCTCTCGCTGGTCTACCGGAGCGGAGGAAGCCTTGTCAGTTTCTTCAACTCCAAGTCGGAGACATACCGTGAACTTGCACGCCAGGAGCAGGAATCTCTCCTCCAGATTCTGGAAATGATTGCCGAGATCTACGTGACCGTGTTTGTTGCCGGTCCGATCGCGATCATCATCATGCTGGTGGCACAGAACCTCACCGGCCAGAGTCAACTTGGCGGCATCATGCCGCTCATGTACCTCGGTCTCCCGCTGGGGGCGATCTGTCTCATCTTCATTCTCTACGTTCTCCTCCCCCCTGACAACCTCGACGTCACGCACCGCGAGGTACGGGACTCTGAGTTTGATGCCGATATCCTGGACCCTGCTACCGGAGAAGAACCAGACGAGAAGTTTCTCAAAAACCTTGAGTCAAGAAAACGCTGGCTGCGTCTTTGTGAGATCCTCCGCCATCCCGGAACATTCTTCATCTCCGATTATACGGTCGGGGCGGTGATTGGTGTTGGACTACTCGTCGGCCTATTCCTCAGTTTCCAGTTCGGGTTCTTTGAAACGGTATTCTCCACTTATACTCTGGAGGTCTTTCTCTGTCTTGCCATCATTGCGACCGTGGTACCGGTGATGATCGCCTACGAGGCGCGTCGCCGGTACGTCATGAAAGTCGAGGCGCAACTGCCTGAGTTTCTCGCCGAGATCGCGGATATGCGTGATATCGGTATGACGCTGCAGGGTGCCATCTTCATGATCTCCAACACCAAGATGGGCGTTCTCTCCCGTGAGGTGAAGATTGCCGCCGAGGAACTCAAGTTCGGATCCAGTGTTTCAGGGGCTCTCGTACGGATGGAGGAGCGTATCGGTCTCGTCTCGGTGAAACGGGCGATATCCCTGCTGGTGCGTGCAAGCGAGGTGACCGATTACATCCGCGAGATCCTGACGATCGCGATCAACGACCTCGAGCACTACATCAAGATGAAGACAAAACGGCTGAATGTCTCGTTCGTCTACCTGGCGGTGATTTATCTTTCATTCGGCATTTATCTCTACTCTGCCTACCAGTTGAATGTCGCCTTTATCTCAAGTTTCTCCGCGTACGACGTCACCTTTGATATCTCGACCAATATCAGGGAGATGCTCCACATCGGTATTATCCTTGGGTTCTTCTCCGGGATCATGGCCGGGCAGCTCTCGTCGAACAGTGTGCTTGCAGGCCTCAAGCACGTCTGCGTGATGCTGGCTGCGACGGTGATCCTCTTTGTCTACATCATTTGA
- a CDS encoding type IV pilin N-terminal domain-containing protein produces the protein MNDRTHYDDAVSSVVGEMIMIVLVIILVALFATSAFSLIPGGREASVDIAMTNESGDSTVIIWHKGGDWVEKNDLKVVILGEDGSRDEYTGPDFDLYDHNGDPTGAFDLGGRLEVDLDRPLKGGKDTVRLVTQTNVVYSGEI, from the coding sequence ATGAATGACAGAACACACTACGATGATGCGGTCTCCTCGGTCGTCGGCGAGATGATCATGATAGTACTGGTCATCATCCTGGTCGCTCTCTTTGCCACGTCGGCATTCTCCCTGATCCCTGGCGGCCGGGAGGCGAGCGTCGATATCGCAATGACGAACGAGTCCGGTGACTCCACCGTGATCATCTGGCACAAAGGCGGTGACTGGGTGGAGAAGAACGATCTGAAAGTGGTTATTCTCGGAGAGGATGGGTCCAGGGATGAGTATACGGGCCCGGACTTCGATCTCTATGATCACAACGGCGATCCCACCGGGGCATTCGATCTCGGCGGGCGTCTGGAGGTCGACCTTGATCGTCCCCTTAAGGGAGGAAAAGATACCGTGCGACTGGTGACGCAGACGAATGTCGTCTATTCAGGGGAGATCTGA
- a CDS encoding type IV pilin N-terminal domain-containing protein, producing the protein MLNAEKEMAVSPVIGVMLLLAIVIIIAALVASFAGGAVDAKEKAPSVDLAVYTAGSGKEFTLVFEHRGGDQVRIEDLRVTTWVHGSQHSVSHEGKDLETLTGSDVLKAGGSLDTGDLEATETFLDLEGKLSDRIKESAVVEVKVYHLPGGALLHKSSILLKER; encoded by the coding sequence ATGCTAAATGCAGAGAAGGAGATGGCGGTCTCCCCGGTCATCGGGGTCATGCTTCTCCTGGCGATCGTAATCATCATCGCCGCGCTTGTCGCCTCCTTTGCCGGCGGTGCGGTCGATGCAAAGGAGAAGGCGCCCTCGGTGGACCTTGCGGTGTATACTGCAGGGAGTGGGAAGGAGTTCACCCTCGTCTTCGAGCACCGGGGTGGGGACCAGGTCAGGATCGAAGACCTCAGGGTCACTACCTGGGTCCACGGGAGTCAGCATTCTGTGTCTCATGAGGGAAAAGACCTGGAGACGCTCACTGGATCCGATGTCTTGAAGGCGGGAGGCAGTCTGGATACCGGGGATCTGGAGGCAACCGAAACTTTCCTTGATCTCGAAGGGAAGTTGTCCGACCGCATCAAGGAGTCGGCCGTGGTCGAAGTGAAAGTCTACCACCTGCCAGGTGGCGCACTCCTCCATAAGAGCAGTATTCTCTTGAAAGAACGGTGA
- a CDS encoding type IV pilin N-terminal domain-containing protein: MNTIDNAVSEVIGVMLMISVTLIIVALVAVYATGAASGDEQSVRASLIASEVMSGEDEDEYMVVFEHMAGDPLHLNQTTVSLGVRDDATRHIVVKNGKKDQNDKNNLKKEVYLQRFTNRGDKFMVQLGDRFVLYADGKDDNGDLYWGEGKTFTVESGHYLTYRFIDRRTGAPISSGEIAVPEF; this comes from the coding sequence ATGAATACGATAGATAATGCCGTGTCTGAGGTGATTGGTGTCATGCTGATGATCTCGGTCACGTTGATCATCGTGGCCCTGGTGGCGGTGTACGCCACCGGCGCGGCGAGCGGGGATGAGCAGTCGGTCAGGGCAAGCCTGATCGCGTCAGAGGTGATGTCTGGTGAAGACGAAGATGAGTATATGGTCGTCTTCGAGCACATGGCCGGCGATCCGCTCCATCTCAACCAGACGACGGTGAGCCTGGGCGTGCGGGACGACGCCACCCGGCACATCGTCGTCAAGAATGGCAAGAAAGATCAGAATGATAAGAACAATCTGAAAAAAGAAGTCTATCTCCAGAGATTTACCAATCGTGGTGACAAATTTATGGTGCAGCTCGGCGACCGGTTCGTCCTGTACGCCGACGGGAAGGATGATAACGGCGACCTCTACTGGGGAGAGGGGAAGACGTTCACGGTCGAGTCAGGTCACTACCTCACCTACCGGTTCATCGACCGGCGCACCGGCGCACCGATCTCGTCAGGGGAGATCGCGGTCCCTGAATTTTAA
- a CDS encoding winged helix-turn-helix domain-containing protein, producing MVEDREQCPASSECEDGRARILKLLEEEAHGLSISDISRKIDLNRNSVAKYLNMLVIAGRVEMQVVGSARVYRLALRLPVSAIFPFLPDAAVTIGSDLRVRHANVLFCDLFSLEEASVAGVLISETSCAFFDLLADSGHLDGVVRGKMDGNRAWHSLDGEYGRYIVWAVPAVFDDGDYGAIAVVRPE from the coding sequence ATGGTAGAGGACAGGGAACAGTGCCCGGCATCGTCTGAGTGCGAGGATGGAAGGGCCCGGATACTGAAACTTCTGGAAGAGGAGGCCCACGGGCTTTCGATCTCTGATATCTCCCGGAAAATCGATCTCAACCGCAATTCTGTCGCGAAGTATCTGAACATGCTCGTCATCGCAGGCAGGGTCGAAATGCAGGTTGTTGGATCGGCCAGGGTCTACCGCCTCGCCCTGCGCCTCCCTGTCTCGGCCATCTTCCCCTTCCTGCCCGATGCCGCCGTCACGATCGGTTCAGACCTCAGGGTCAGGCATGCCAATGTGCTCTTCTGTGATCTTTTCAGCCTTGAAGAGGCCTCGGTCGCCGGCGTTCTGATCTCGGAGACCTCCTGTGCGTTCTTCGACCTCCTGGCTGATTCAGGCCATCTTGACGGGGTTGTACGGGGAAAAATGGACGGCAACCGTGCCTGGCACTCCCTTGACGGTGAATATGGCAGATATATTGTCTGGGCTGTCCCGGCCGTCTTTGACGACGGTGATTATGGGGCGATCGCAGTTGTACGGCCTGAGTAA
- a CDS encoding MFS transporter — protein sequence MMSPSPAKEHTAPDRRCILIIATVASFLTPFMSSSINIALPAIGAEFATDAILLGWVQTAYLLASAICLVPFGRLADIQGMKKIFLTGITIFTLSTILCAFSPSVQALVVIRMAQGVGTAMTAVTAVAVLTAVFPAGERGRVLGINVAAVYTGLSMGPFLGGVLTQHFGWRSIFLTVVPLGLLAVALTLRARGEWSTPRDEPFDRTGSVVYGATLLALMYGLTLLPEVAGFVLIAVGVVGIFFFVWWESHTESPILQVRLFFENHVFTFSNLAALINYSATFAVGFLLSLYLQFNRGLDPQAAGLILLAQPVVQTLISPAAGRLSDRVEPRIVSSVGMAISAVGLAMLTALTEETPFPYILLSLVILGTGYALFSSPNTNAIMSSVEKRYYGVASATLATSRQVGMMLSMGIVMMIFSVVIGRVAITPAEHAPLLESTALAFMLFAALCVVGVFFSLARGRVREDPHRT from the coding sequence ATGATGAGTCCCAGCCCAGCCAAGGAACATACTGCGCCTGACCGGCGGTGCATCCTCATCATCGCCACCGTCGCTTCGTTCCTCACACCTTTCATGAGTTCGTCCATCAACATTGCTCTCCCGGCCATCGGCGCCGAGTTCGCAACCGACGCGATCCTGCTTGGATGGGTCCAGACCGCCTATCTCCTGGCCTCGGCGATCTGTCTTGTCCCCTTCGGGCGACTCGCCGACATTCAGGGAATGAAAAAAATCTTCCTGACCGGGATCACCATCTTCACTCTCTCGACCATCCTCTGCGCCTTCTCCCCTTCGGTGCAGGCCCTTGTCGTCATCCGGATGGCGCAGGGAGTTGGAACTGCCATGACCGCCGTGACTGCCGTGGCAGTGCTCACCGCCGTCTTCCCGGCAGGCGAGCGCGGCCGGGTGCTCGGGATCAATGTAGCCGCGGTCTATACCGGTCTCTCGATGGGGCCGTTCCTCGGTGGGGTGTTGACCCAGCACTTCGGGTGGCGGAGCATCTTTCTTACCGTCGTGCCGCTCGGCCTCCTCGCCGTCGCCCTCACCCTGCGGGCCAGGGGCGAGTGGTCGACGCCCCGCGACGAACCCTTCGACCGGACCGGTTCGGTCGTCTACGGTGCGACGCTTCTTGCCCTGATGTACGGCCTCACCCTTCTTCCTGAGGTGGCGGGCTTCGTTCTCATCGCCGTCGGCGTCGTCGGGATTTTCTTCTTTGTCTGGTGGGAGTCGCACACCGAGAGCCCGATCCTCCAGGTGCGGCTCTTCTTTGAGAACCATGTCTTCACCTTTTCCAACCTCGCCGCCCTCATCAACTACAGCGCCACCTTTGCTGTGGGCTTCCTTCTGTCCCTGTACCTCCAGTTCAACCGCGGCCTCGATCCCCAGGCCGCAGGCCTCATCCTCCTGGCCCAACCGGTCGTCCAGACCCTCATCTCCCCTGCGGCCGGGCGACTCTCCGACCGGGTCGAGCCCAGGATCGTCTCCTCGGTCGGGATGGCCATCTCAGCCGTGGGCCTCGCGATGCTCACCGCCCTTACAGAAGAGACGCCCTTCCCCTACATCCTCCTCTCCCTCGTGATCCTCGGCACCGGCTACGCCCTCTTCTCATCGCCCAACACCAATGCCATCATGAGTTCGGTGGAGAAGCGGTACTACGGGGTGGCCTCCGCGACCCTCGCCACCTCCAGGCAGGTCGGGATGATGCTCTCGATGGGGATCGTGATGATGATCTTCTCGGTGGTCATCGGGCGGGTGGCGATCACCCCCGCCGAGCATGCCCCCCTCCTCGAAAGCACCGCGCTGGCTTTCATGCTCTTTGCCGCCCTCTGTGTCGTTGGGGTCTTCTTCTCCCTTGCACGAGGGCGGGTGCGGGAGGATCCACACCGGACCTGA
- a CDS encoding ATP-binding protein, which produces MKIMLPVGSPATGNDFIDREIETRLILDYLDKDHILLIAPRRYGKTSIMKKIERTLSESDDIICIFLEVEDISTPSKLLTEMISGLISSEKLKKTTKITTKIKDGFHWFRDNFESLESVVLKAQLRHDIESDLQEEWDNKAYQMMKIVGSTSNKVIIIIDEFPYALKKMDSKDMEAFLSWFRKVRMTIPNVKFVVGGSVSIDNIVDSIGESKLINDFKRVKISGFNKTVALSVIQRTFEEENWDYRPAYGEYILECIGEPYIPYFLAIFLSAIKDETTQGEEISSDLLRTIYETTILGSEGKHHFIHYKQRLNTVTDYPGIQRKVAKNLLDQLSQVDVYPRSLAYEIYRNESGTDDHDEFCSLLADLAHDYYIVETPDGDLKFHSKLLKDWWRIYHGY; this is translated from the coding sequence TTGAAGATCATGCTGCCCGTAGGAAGTCCTGCAACCGGGAACGATTTTATCGACAGAGAGATCGAAACCAGACTCATCCTTGATTATCTGGATAAAGACCATATCCTGCTCATTGCCCCGCGCAGATATGGAAAAACATCCATCATGAAAAAAATAGAACGCACATTATCAGAATCGGATGATATAATCTGTATCTTTCTGGAAGTTGAAGACATCTCAACCCCCTCAAAATTACTAACAGAAATGATATCTGGATTGATATCATCAGAAAAGCTGAAAAAAACAACAAAAATCACAACCAAGATAAAAGACGGATTCCATTGGTTCCGGGATAATTTCGAAAGTCTGGAATCGGTTGTCTTGAAAGCACAATTACGCCACGATATTGAATCCGATCTCCAGGAAGAATGGGATAATAAAGCATATCAGATGATGAAAATTGTCGGATCAACCAGCAACAAAGTCATCATCATTATTGACGAGTTCCCGTATGCACTCAAAAAAATGGATTCAAAAGATATGGAGGCATTTTTAAGCTGGTTTAGAAAAGTGAGAATGACCATCCCAAATGTGAAGTTTGTTGTGGGCGGATCGGTCAGCATTGATAATATTGTGGATTCTATAGGCGAATCAAAATTGATCAACGACTTTAAACGGGTGAAGATATCAGGGTTCAATAAAACCGTTGCACTGAGTGTTATTCAAAGAACATTTGAAGAAGAAAACTGGGATTACCGTCCAGCGTATGGGGAATATATCCTTGAGTGTATAGGCGAACCATATATCCCATATTTTCTTGCGATCTTTCTCAGTGCGATAAAAGATGAGACCACACAGGGTGAAGAGATCTCTTCTGATCTGTTAAGAACGATTTATGAGACCACGATCCTCGGAAGTGAGGGGAAACACCATTTTATTCATTATAAACAGCGCCTGAACACCGTCACCGACTACCCGGGGATACAAAGAAAGGTTGCAAAGAATCTATTGGACCAGTTATCACAGGTCGATGTCTACCCTCGAAGTCTGGCCTATGAAATATACAGAAATGAATCAGGTACAGATGATCATGACGAATTTTGCAGTCTGCTCGCAGACCTTGCGCATGACTACTATATTGTCGAGACCCCGGATGGAGATCTGAAATTCCATTCAAAACTCCTCAAAGATTGGTGGAGAATATACCATGGATACTGA
- a CDS encoding ATP-binding protein, which produces MDTESLTLFRFSPEKIPQDTLRELFVGREKQLDNLVDDVGKASKEHTTRFHLIVGPRGIGKSHLMVLAYYDLIEKYGSTVIPIKFAEEEYSIYRASDLFLRALEEYDKTYGRVHTDIPKDKGEDFILDFALGKLEQISREEKKQFVFLIENLNEIFLQLEKDEVAKLRSIFQRYDIFSVVASAPMIFPGVSEHDEPFFNFFKIDHLREFSLAESKQFMRRIGEVEKNEYFLQNFEKFEPKLEGIYHLTGGSPRLVLIIYEIIHRGNIENIETIFLKMLDDHTPYYQKIFEMLSGQRRVIVDTLMLSPTPLTPKDIAEKTRIDGRTVNSQLRRLENDRYVRSHSIGKRTCYEVRERLFRLWREMRQPFGRNRIPLFIDFLTLWYTPEEREKIFRTKFERLEAGDTSVLRGLHEYHEGLVVADTIFEGSPESFGTLVRKLMMAYNLKKREETVVLADRLYPQADKIGPDSIYPYTLVLLSLGFDEYREGNYGYGKKHISRAYEIESKRSEEFDLKNDTIELLKEIIDTGDPELVRMVADTIIEAKGDKDSEYRRFMKPITDALMIIETGNTSLYYLMLQSEERDLIADIVKKIMKSDALSPDV; this is translated from the coding sequence ATGGATACTGAATCTCTTACGCTGTTTCGTTTTTCTCCGGAAAAAATCCCGCAGGACACATTACGAGAATTATTCGTCGGACGTGAAAAGCAACTTGACAACCTGGTCGATGATGTCGGTAAAGCCTCAAAAGAGCACACCACAAGATTTCATCTCATCGTCGGTCCCAGAGGGATCGGCAAATCACATCTCATGGTCCTGGCATATTATGACCTGATAGAAAAGTATGGTTCGACGGTCATCCCCATCAAATTTGCAGAAGAAGAATACTCAATTTATCGTGCATCCGACCTTTTTTTACGGGCACTTGAAGAGTATGATAAAACCTACGGAAGGGTTCATACAGATATTCCGAAGGATAAAGGGGAAGATTTTATACTTGATTTCGCTCTGGGGAAGTTGGAACAGATTTCCAGAGAGGAAAAAAAGCAGTTCGTCTTCCTGATCGAAAACTTGAATGAAATTTTTCTGCAGCTGGAAAAAGACGAAGTTGCAAAATTGCGTTCAATCTTTCAGAGATATGATATCTTCTCTGTCGTTGCATCTGCTCCGATGATCTTTCCAGGCGTTTCAGAACACGATGAACCTTTTTTCAATTTTTTCAAGATCGATCATCTCAGAGAGTTTTCTCTTGCAGAGAGCAAGCAGTTCATGAGAAGGATCGGGGAGGTAGAAAAGAATGAATACTTCCTGCAAAATTTTGAAAAATTCGAGCCAAAACTTGAAGGGATCTATCACCTCACGGGCGGGAGCCCCAGACTTGTTCTGATCATCTACGAGATCATTCACCGTGGAAATATTGAGAATATCGAGACGATCTTTCTCAAAATGCTCGATGACCACACACCATATTATCAGAAGATATTCGAGATGCTGTCCGGGCAACGGAGAGTGATCGTTGATACGCTTATGCTCTCACCTACACCACTGACCCCCAAAGATATTGCCGAAAAGACGCGTATCGACGGAAGAACCGTCAACTCTCAACTCAGGAGACTGGAAAATGACAGATATGTCAGGTCTCACTCGATAGGAAAACGTACCTGCTACGAGGTACGGGAACGACTCTTCCGGCTCTGGAGAGAGATGAGACAACCGTTCGGGCGCAACAGGATCCCTCTCTTTATCGATTTTCTCACGCTCTGGTATACTCCCGAGGAGAGAGAGAAGATATTCCGGACAAAATTCGAGCGGTTAGAGGCAGGGGATACGTCCGTACTCAGGGGCCTCCATGAATACCATGAGGGCCTCGTTGTTGCCGATACAATCTTTGAAGGGAGTCCCGAATCATTCGGCACACTTGTTCGGAAACTTATGATGGCATATAATCTCAAAAAAAGAGAAGAAACCGTCGTGCTGGCAGACCGTCTTTATCCTCAGGCAGATAAAATCGGTCCGGACAGCATCTACCCTTATACTCTGGTCCTTCTCTCACTCGGATTCGACGAATATAGGGAAGGTAATTATGGGTACGGTAAGAAGCATATCTCAAGGGCGTACGAGATCGAATCAAAACGAAGTGAAGAATTTGATTTGAAAAATGACACGATAGAATTACTCAAAGAGATCATCGACACCGGCGATCCCGAACTCGTCAGGATGGTGGCCGATACCATCATCGAAGCGAAAGGGGATAAGGATTCAGAGTATCGCCGGTTCATGAAACCGATCACCGACGCCCTGATGATCATCGAGACCGGGAACACATCGCTCTATTATCTGATGCTCCAGTCGGAGGAGAGAGATCTGATTGCCGATATCGTAAAGAAAATTATGAAGTCAGATGCTTTGAGTCCGGACGTATAA
- a CDS encoding APC family permease: MAEQLDRILNMRDLLAFGIITMVPIAPMGIYGIVAVLSEGHVPLVYLLAAIVMSVTAWVYGQCSYRFPEAGSAYAYVRETFGPHIGFVAGWAILLDYILIPGLVVLVSALWLEAATGVAFYFWALAFLIPTTILNIIGIKQAARVTMALFFFEIAVFAIFVIVAIAKIITDPSLSFTLAPFYNPETFSAGAILSGASVAVLSFLGFDMMTTLAEETVEARKVVSKAVVMVIPLIAFFFVSLTYFGAVIHPGATFEDPDVAFFFIAQEAGGDWLQILAMLGTVIAWGVGDCLAAQASVSRVLFSMGRQGHIPAAFARLHPKYKTPYISIVTVAAVTGVLLYVLTLQDLSSLVNFGALTAFMLLHLSLAYRFVKIEGTPKLAVIPAIGFLLTGAIWYGLDIFAKEIGFIWVIIGIVYLAFITRGFKVKTTLPVE, encoded by the coding sequence ATGGCCGAACAACTCGACCGCATCCTGAATATGCGCGATCTGCTCGCCTTCGGGATCATCACCATGGTCCCCATCGCCCCGATGGGGATCTACGGGATCGTCGCCGTCCTCTCCGAAGGACACGTCCCGCTCGTTTACCTCCTCGCTGCGATCGTCATGTCGGTCACCGCCTGGGTCTACGGCCAGTGCTCGTACCGTTTCCCTGAGGCCGGATCAGCCTATGCCTATGTGCGAGAGACTTTCGGCCCCCATATCGGGTTCGTCGCCGGGTGGGCGATCCTGCTCGACTATATCCTGATCCCCGGTCTGGTCGTCCTGGTCTCGGCCCTCTGGCTTGAAGCAGCGACCGGCGTGGCGTTTTATTTCTGGGCGCTCGCCTTCCTCATCCCGACGACCATCCTGAACATCATCGGGATCAAACAGGCCGCACGGGTCACGATGGCGCTCTTCTTCTTTGAGATCGCCGTCTTTGCGATCTTCGTCATCGTAGCCATAGCGAAGATCATCACCGACCCATCGCTCTCGTTCACGCTTGCGCCGTTCTATAATCCCGAGACCTTCAGCGCAGGTGCGATCCTCTCGGGCGCCTCGGTGGCGGTGCTCAGTTTCCTGGGCTTCGACATGATGACCACCCTCGCCGAGGAGACGGTCGAGGCGCGGAAAGTCGTGAGCAAGGCCGTCGTCATGGTCATCCCGCTCATCGCATTCTTCTTCGTCTCGCTCACCTACTTCGGTGCGGTCATCCACCCGGGCGCCACCTTCGAAGATCCTGACGTCGCCTTCTTCTTCATCGCCCAGGAGGCCGGCGGGGACTGGCTCCAGATCCTCGCGATGCTCGGCACGGTCATCGCCTGGGGGGTCGGCGACTGTCTCGCCGCCCAGGCCAGCGTCTCCCGCGTCCTCTTCTCGATGGGACGTCAGGGCCACATCCCGGCGGCCTTCGCCAGGCTCCACCCGAAGTACAAGACGCCCTACATCTCGATCGTCACCGTCGCCGCCGTCACCGGCGTGCTTCTCTACGTGCTGACCCTCCAGGATCTCTCGTCCCTGGTCAACTTCGGGGCACTGACGGCCTTCATGCTCCTGCACCTCTCGCTCGCGTATCGGTTCGTCAAGATCGAGGGCACCCCCAAACTGGCCGTCATCCCGGCGATCGGGTTCCTCCTCACCGGGGCGATCTGGTATGGTCTCGACATCTTCGCAAAAGAGATCGGGTTTATCTGGGTGATCATCGGGATCGTGTACCTTGCCTTCATCACGAGGGGTTTCAAGGTGAAGACCACCCTCCCGGTGGAATAA
- a CDS encoding acetamidase/formamidase family protein has translation MQRSFHQIHDDRCIFAFGPSNTAVETVGPGSIVRFKTLDCFSNQITTEDQFVTGIDFSRVNPATGPVAVEGAVRGDALRVKVLDIVPGAFGTIVTVPDAGVLGARTKQATTRRCPVNEGAVEFCGMRIPTRPMIGVIGVAGDEEVSCGNPGRHGGNLDTTLIGAGATLYLPVFHEGGLLALGDVHAVMGDGEACVAACEVPAEVTVEVDLCKDLAPAWPVVETDDAFSILVSDEDLTAAFEEGFACAVRALAKANDLSWEDAYMLASLVADAGVSQLVNPRKTVRIRIPKTHVSLGALLEALHMEA, from the coding sequence ATGCAGCGTTCGTTTCATCAAATACATGATGACAGATGCATCTTTGCCTTCGGCCCCTCCAACACCGCAGTGGAGACGGTCGGACCGGGAAGCATCGTACGGTTCAAAACTCTGGACTGTTTTTCCAACCAGATCACCACCGAAGACCAGTTCGTGACCGGGATCGACTTCTCACGCGTCAACCCGGCAACCGGCCCGGTGGCCGTCGAGGGTGCCGTGCGGGGCGACGCCCTCAGGGTGAAGGTCCTCGATATCGTCCCCGGGGCCTTCGGGACCATCGTCACCGTGCCTGACGCCGGCGTCCTCGGCGCCCGGACAAAACAGGCGACGACCAGACGTTGCCCGGTGAACGAGGGTGCCGTCGAGTTCTGCGGGATGAGGATCCCGACCCGTCCGATGATCGGAGTCATCGGCGTCGCCGGAGACGAAGAGGTCTCCTGCGGCAACCCGGGCAGGCACGGCGGCAACCTCGACACCACGCTCATCGGTGCCGGCGCAACCCTCTACCTCCCGGTCTTCCATGAGGGGGGGCTGCTCGCGCTCGGCGACGTCCATGCGGTCATGGGCGACGGCGAGGCCTGTGTCGCCGCCTGCGAGGTGCCGGCCGAGGTCACCGTGGAAGTCGACCTCTGCAAGGATCTCGCCCCGGCCTGGCCGGTCGTCGAGACCGACGACGCCTTCTCGATCCTGGTCTCCGACGAAGACCTGACCGCGGCCTTTGAAGAGGGGTTCGCCTGTGCCGTCCGCGCCCTTGCGAAGGCCAACGATCTCTCCTGGGAAGACGCCTATATGCTCGCAAGCCTCGTCGCCGACGCCGGCGTGAGCCAGCTCGTCAACCCGAGAAAGACGGTTCGGATACGTATCCCAAAGACCCACGTCTCGCTCGGAGCGCTCCTCGAAGCGCTGCATATGGAGGCATAA